One Campylobacter pinnipediorum subsp. caledonicus genomic window carries:
- a CDS encoding 4Fe-4S dicluster domain-containing protein: protein MKEFGFYNAFDEPVVLNEEIEITDDTNSHFLISNSEKLKADIVANEINFYLKNTQDDTLNKAKNTLLLYEARANTFDLAKDIDYEKKVGKNVVIVSNSEKSQLADLLIKNEYKVIELTHFEVKFVFGAVGELSVIVLRDNDEFELDCDFFLVENARDYMLKQSGCIEISGKKDDEILAFLNSCSPNYSYKSYIHYDSSICQYHERRQEICGKCADICPTVAILKEDETKHLVFSHIDCVNCAECIAICPSGALDYSLMPRNAFLETTKLYKDKIPLVVANDSSLDELDIKLPVGVLPFGGWSEKFFSETHLLTLLQESGSSIIIYTKTRARALSSSAEIINQVYKIKFNKQAVYIAKNEKELKEALSQAGFIDGSYFSMSEYALAKREIFAKRLSFFVGDENLGEVYTDENIRYGKVQINQDSCTLCLSCVGACNVGALVADKNTNSIQFNPSVCTACGYCELSCAEKDTIKLTRGKIELKPSTFVYTQLAQDELFKCIECGKEFATKKAVEKIATIMTPKFANFPEKIKTLYCCSDCKAKVMIKAQIEANKELNAF from the coding sequence ATGAAAGAATTTGGTTTTTATAACGCATTTGATGAACCGGTGGTTTTAAACGAAGAGATAGAGATAACAGATGACACAAACTCACATTTTTTAATCTCAAACTCAGAAAAATTAAAAGCCGATATAGTAGCAAATGAGATAAATTTTTATCTAAAAAATACACAAGATGATACTTTGAATAAAGCAAAAAATACACTTTTATTATATGAAGCTAGAGCAAATACTTTTGATTTGGCAAAAGATATAGACTATGAAAAAAAAGTTGGAAAAAATGTAGTTATAGTTAGCAATAGCGAAAAATCACAACTAGCAGATTTACTAATAAAAAATGAATATAAAGTAATTGAACTGACTCATTTTGAAGTTAAGTTTGTGTTTGGAGCTGTTGGAGAACTTAGTGTTATAGTCTTAAGAGACAACGATGAGTTTGAGTTAGATTGTGATTTTTTCTTGGTAGAAAATGCACGTGATTATATGCTAAAACAAAGTGGCTGTATAGAGATATCTGGTAAAAAAGATGATGAAATTTTAGCATTTTTAAACTCCTGTAGTCCAAATTATTCATATAAAAGCTATATACATTATGATTCTAGCATCTGCCAATACCACGAAAGAAGACAAGAAATTTGCGGAAAATGTGCAGACATATGCCCAACCGTAGCCATACTAAAAGAAGATGAGACAAAACATCTTGTTTTTTCGCATATAGATTGCGTAAATTGTGCTGAATGTATAGCTATTTGCCCTAGTGGGGCGCTTGATTATTCTCTTATGCCAAGAAATGCATTTTTAGAAACTACAAAATTATACAAAGATAAAATTCCTCTTGTTGTTGCAAATGATTCAAGCTTAGATGAGCTAGATATAAAATTACCTGTCGGGGTATTGCCTTTTGGTGGATGGAGTGAGAAGTTTTTTAGCGAAACACATCTTTTGACTCTTTTACAAGAGAGTGGCTCTAGTATAATTATCTATACAAAAACAAGAGCTAGAGCGTTAAGTTCTTCTGCTGAAATAATAAATCAAGTTTATAAAATCAAATTTAACAAACAAGCAGTTTATATAGCAAAAAATGAAAAAGAGCTAAAAGAGGCTTTATCACAAGCTGGGTTTATAGATGGCAGTTATTTTAGTATGAGCGAGTATGCTTTGGCCAAAAGAGAGATTTTTGCAAAAAGACTTAGCTTTTTTGTAGGAGATGAAAATTTAGGCGAAGTCTATACAGATGAAAACATAAGATACGGAAAAGTACAGATAAACCAAGACAGCTGCACACTTTGTCTTAGCTGTGTTGGCGCCTGTAACGTAGGTGCTTTGGTAGCTGACAAAAACACAAACTCAATACAATTTAACCCAAGTGTTTGCACGGCCTGTGGATACTGCGAACTAAGCTGTGCCGAAAAAGATACAATAAAACTAACAAGGGGTAAAATAGAGTTAAAACCATCTACTTTTGTCTATACACAGCTAGCACAAGATGAGTTATTTAAGTGCATAGAGTGCGGCAAAGAGTTTGCTACAAAAAAAGCTGTTGAAAAAATAGCTACGATAATGACTCCAAAATTTGCAAATTT